Proteins found in one Pseudomonas mosselii genomic segment:
- the lysA gene encoding diaminopimelate decarboxylase, with protein sequence MTTTLLAQAVRQHGSPLWAYDAQTIHQRIDQLQQHFDTVRFAQKANPNLHVLRLMRERGLVLDAVSLGEMERAFAAGATVDGEPAGVVLTCDVLDQPTLARVVETKIEVNAGSIDMLRQLGEHAAGHRVWLRINPGFGHGHSRKTNTGGENSKHGIWHEQLPEALACVKQYGLHLVGVHMHIGSGVDYEHLEQVAGAMVGLVDKLGMDIEAFSIGGGLSTPYRTDDQPVDLQRYAHTWAVARAEIEAMLGHPVRMEIEPGRFLVAESGCLVAEVRAVKQMGDRHYILVDAGFNDLMRPAMYGAYHRMSLFDAVGRPVSRPLQPTVVAGPLCESGDVFTQNDEELTPQQLPQAKVGDLLVIHDAGAYGASMSSNYNSRPLLPEFLIEQGNLRMIRRRQTVQELLALELGI encoded by the coding sequence ATGACCACCACCCTCCTGGCCCAGGCCGTCCGCCAGCACGGCTCCCCACTGTGGGCCTACGACGCCCAGACCATCCACCAGCGCATCGATCAGTTGCAGCAGCACTTCGACACGGTCCGCTTCGCGCAGAAGGCCAACCCCAACCTGCACGTCCTGCGCCTGATGCGCGAACGTGGCCTGGTGCTCGATGCCGTGTCGCTGGGCGAAATGGAGCGGGCGTTCGCGGCCGGGGCGACAGTGGACGGCGAGCCGGCCGGCGTGGTGCTGACCTGCGACGTGCTCGACCAGCCCACCCTGGCTCGAGTGGTCGAGACAAAGATCGAGGTGAACGCCGGTTCCATCGACATGCTCCGCCAGCTGGGCGAGCACGCCGCCGGGCACCGGGTATGGCTGCGCATCAACCCGGGGTTCGGCCACGGCCACAGCCGAAAGACCAACACCGGCGGCGAGAACAGCAAGCACGGCATCTGGCACGAGCAGTTGCCCGAGGCGCTGGCCTGCGTGAAACAGTACGGATTGCACCTGGTGGGCGTGCACATGCACATCGGCTCGGGGGTAGACTACGAACACCTGGAACAGGTAGCCGGTGCCATGGTCGGGCTGGTCGACAAGCTGGGCATGGACATCGAGGCCTTCTCCATCGGCGGCGGGTTGTCCACGCCGTACCGCACCGACGACCAGCCGGTGGACCTGCAACGCTACGCCCATACCTGGGCAGTGGCGCGGGCGGAGATCGAAGCCATGCTCGGCCACCCCGTGCGCATGGAGATCGAACCGGGCCGCTTCCTGGTGGCGGAGTCGGGTTGCCTGGTGGCCGAGGTACGCGCCGTCAAGCAGATGGGTGACCGGCACTACATCCTGGTCGATGCCGGTTTCAACGACCTGATGCGCCCGGCGATGTACGGCGCCTACCACCGCATGAGCCTGTTCGATGCGGTGGGCCGACCGGTGAGCCGTCCGCTGCAACCGACCGTGGTGGCCGGGCCGCTGTGCGAGTCGGGGGATGTATTCACCCAGAACGATGAGGAACTGACGCCACAGCAACTGCCCCAGGCCAAAGTGGGTGACCTGCTGGTGATCCACGATGCCGGGGCTTACGGGGCTTCGATGTCGTCGAACTACAACAGTCGCCCCCTGCTGCCTGAATTTCTGATCGAACAGGGCAACTTGCGCATGATCCGCCGGCGCCAGACCGTGCAGGAGCTTCTGGCACTGGAGCTGGGTATATAA
- a CDS encoding LysR family transcriptional regulator has translation MKLTIRHIEVFRAIMAAGSVTGAARLLFTSQPTVSRELARMEQVTGLNLFEREGGRLAPTAQALLLIEEVERAFVGLERIDRFAQAIRNFEQGRLAITCLPLFSQTLLPKACKAFHQQHPGVSVSITAQESPLLEESLVAQQHDLGLTETAQVPRGAVGELLFSADMVCVLPEHHPLLAKPLLELHDFHEVDFINLASLDSYRQQLDRHFREAGVNRRTVIETTSAASVCAMVRQGLGVAIINPLSGLEAGQGGLPMRRLSLSVPYQVMLIRPELRPASAVLEPFCQALRLQAGEMERALAKGA, from the coding sequence ATGAAACTCACCATCCGCCACATCGAAGTGTTCCGCGCCATCATGGCCGCCGGCAGCGTCACCGGCGCCGCCCGCCTGCTGTTCACCTCGCAACCCACTGTCAGCCGTGAGCTGGCGCGCATGGAGCAGGTCACCGGTCTGAACCTGTTCGAGCGCGAAGGCGGGCGCCTGGCGCCCACGGCCCAGGCCTTGCTACTGATCGAGGAGGTCGAGCGCGCCTTCGTCGGCCTGGAGCGCATCGACCGCTTCGCCCAGGCCATCCGCAACTTCGAGCAGGGCCGGCTGGCCATCACCTGCCTGCCACTGTTCTCGCAGACTCTGCTGCCCAAGGCCTGCAAGGCGTTCCACCAGCAACACCCGGGGGTCAGCGTGAGCATTACCGCGCAGGAGTCGCCGTTGCTGGAAGAATCATTGGTCGCCCAACAGCACGACCTCGGCTTGACCGAAACCGCGCAGGTGCCCAGGGGCGCGGTCGGGGAACTGCTATTCAGCGCCGACATGGTCTGCGTGTTGCCCGAGCATCATCCGTTGCTCGCCAAGCCACTGCTTGAGTTGCACGACTTCCATGAGGTCGACTTCATCAACCTGGCCAGCCTGGACAGCTATCGGCAACAGCTGGACCGCCACTTCCGCGAGGCTGGAGTAAACAGGCGCACGGTGATCGAAACCACCAGCGCCGCCTCGGTATGCGCCATGGTCCGGCAAGGGCTGGGCGTGGCGATCATCAACCCGCTGAGCGGGTTGGAGGCAGGGCAGGGTGGGCTGCCCATGCGCCGTTTGAGTCTCTCGGTACCGTATCAGGTAATGCTTATCCGACCAGAGCTGCGCCCGGCGTCGGCTGTGCTGGAGCCGTTCTGCCAGGCGCTTCGGCTGCAGGCCGGGGAGATGGAGCGGGCATTGGCAAAGGGCGCTTGA
- the cynR gene encoding transcriptional regulator CynR, producing the protein MLARHIQYFLAVAQHHSFTRAAAALHVSQPALSQQVRQLEESLGAQLFDRSGRTTRLTDAGEVYLRYAKRASQELQEARRAIHDVGDLSRGSLRVAVTPTFTSYLVGPLVEAFHGRYPNITLNLSEIAQERMEQMLQLDELDVGIAFDERHAQDIDTSPLLVETLALVVGSQHPLAQASAIGPQALNDESMILLSAEFATREQIERYCRQHGIRPQVMMEANAIGAVIEVVRRTTLSTLLPANIVLAHDDLAAIALDPLRLQRTAVLMQRRGVYQTAAARAFLALAKEVAAQLEHG; encoded by the coding sequence ATGCTAGCCCGGCATATCCAGTACTTCCTCGCGGTCGCCCAACACCACAGCTTCACTCGGGCGGCGGCAGCCCTGCACGTCTCCCAGCCCGCGCTTTCGCAGCAGGTCAGGCAACTGGAGGAAAGCCTGGGCGCGCAGTTGTTCGATCGCTCGGGGCGCACCACGCGGCTGACCGATGCCGGCGAGGTCTATCTGCGCTATGCGAAACGGGCGTCGCAGGAACTGCAGGAGGCCAGGCGCGCGATCCATGACGTGGGCGACCTCAGCCGAGGCTCATTGCGGGTGGCGGTGACGCCCACCTTTACCAGCTACCTGGTCGGCCCCCTGGTCGAGGCCTTTCATGGCCGGTACCCCAACATCACCCTGAACCTGAGCGAAATCGCCCAGGAGCGTATGGAGCAGATGCTGCAGTTGGACGAACTGGATGTCGGTATCGCCTTCGATGAACGCCATGCCCAGGACATCGACACCTCCCCCTTACTGGTCGAGACCCTGGCGCTGGTGGTCGGCAGCCAACACCCGTTGGCCCAGGCAAGTGCCATCGGGCCACAGGCGCTGAATGACGAATCGATGATCCTGCTCAGCGCCGAATTTGCCACCCGTGAGCAGATCGAGCGCTACTGCAGGCAGCACGGTATCCGCCCGCAGGTAATGATGGAGGCCAACGCCATCGGCGCGGTCATCGAAGTGGTGCGCAGGACAACGCTGTCGACACTGCTCCCGGCCAACATCGTCCTGGCGCATGACGACCTGGCCGCCATCGCCCTGGACCCCTTGCGCCTGCAACGCACGGCCGTGCTCATGCAGCGCAGGGGTGTCTACCAGACGGCGGCGGCGCGGGCCTTCCTGGCGCTGGCCAAGGAGGTGGCCGCGCAACTGGAGCACGGCTGA
- a CDS encoding carbonic anhydrase produces the protein MQDIIDGFLKFQRDAFPERVKLFKDLATQQSPRALFISCSDSRLVPELVTQREPGDLFVIRNAGNIVPSYGPEPGGVSASVEYAVAALQVADIVICGHSDCGAMTAIATCKCLDHMPAVAGWLRYADSARVVNEARQHQNPHAKVEAMVRENVIAQLANIQTHPSVRLALEEGRVALHGWIYDIESGRIDAFDGRTGQFVSLADNPEVRAVSHASRHVA, from the coding sequence ATGCAAGACATCATCGACGGCTTCCTGAAGTTCCAGCGCGACGCCTTCCCCGAGCGGGTCAAGCTGTTCAAGGACCTGGCCACCCAGCAAAGCCCTCGGGCGCTGTTCATCTCCTGTTCCGACAGCCGCCTGGTGCCCGAACTGGTCACCCAGCGTGAACCCGGCGACCTGTTCGTCATCCGCAACGCCGGCAACATCGTGCCGTCCTACGGCCCTGAACCCGGTGGGGTGTCGGCCTCGGTCGAGTATGCCGTCGCCGCCCTGCAAGTGGCCGACATCGTCATCTGCGGCCACTCCGACTGCGGCGCCATGACCGCCATCGCCACCTGCAAGTGCCTGGACCATATGCCCGCCGTGGCCGGCTGGCTGCGCTACGCCGACTCGGCCCGGGTGGTGAATGAAGCCCGCCAGCATCAAAACCCCCACGCCAAGGTCGAGGCCATGGTGCGCGAGAACGTGATCGCCCAGCTGGCCAACATCCAGACTCACCCCTCGGTGCGCCTGGCCCTGGAAGAGGGCCGCGTGGCCCTGCACGGCTGGATCTACGACATCGAGAGCGGTCGCATCGACGCCTTCGACGGGCGCACCGGCCAGTTCGTATCCCTGGCGGACAACCCAGAAGTCCGCGCGGTTTCCCACGCTTCCCGGCACGTTGCCTGA
- the cynS gene encoding cyanase, with protein MIQSQISQNARLALSEAILLAKARKDLSFAQITDGTGLSEAFVTAALLGQHPLPASAAQVVGDKLGLDADGIALLQTVPLRGSIPGGVPTDPTIYRFYEMLQVYGTTLKALVHEKFGDGIISAINFKLDVKKVDDPEGGSRAVITLDGKYLPTKPF; from the coding sequence ATGATCCAGTCGCAAATCAGCCAGAATGCCCGCCTTGCCCTGAGCGAAGCCATCCTCCTGGCCAAGGCCCGCAAGGACCTGTCGTTCGCCCAGATCACCGACGGCACCGGCCTGTCCGAAGCCTTCGTCACCGCCGCGCTGCTGGGCCAGCACCCGCTGCCGGCCAGCGCCGCCCAGGTGGTGGGCGACAAGCTGGGCCTGGACGCCGACGGCATCGCCCTGCTGCAGACCGTGCCACTGCGCGGCAGCATCCCCGGCGGCGTGCCGACCGACCCGACCATCTACCGCTTCTACGAGATGCTGCAGGTGTACGGCACCACCCTCAAGGCACTGGTCCACGAGAAGTTTGGCGACGGCATCATCAGCGCCATCAACTTCAAGCTGGACGTGAAGAAGGTCGACGATCCGGAAGGAGGTTCGCGCGCCGTGATCACCCTGGATGGCAAGTACCTGCCGACCAAGCCGTTCTGA
- a CDS encoding amidohydrolase family protein produces the protein MDLIFRNVRIDDAKPLMDVAVRNGKITEIAQTITATATQEIQGNGNVLIPGFVEGHLHLEKANVMQRKANRSGTLTEAIAVTAELKPTLTREDIRERSTQVLRALVQAGTTHVRAHAEFDPAQGFTGLEVVLELRETFRDVIDIQVVAFPQEGILKLPGMKAMMVEAMERGADVVGGIPYNDASPLEHIDFVFDLAQRYGKDIDLHQDFADDAEHMTIEYVARRTLAAGYQGRVSVGHLTSLAAVEPARQSRIIALLREADISVMCLPATDLHLGARGDSHNVRRTLTPVRALRDGGVNVCLATNNIRNAFTPYGTGDLLHIAQLAIPACHLGGADDQATVLPMLTSNPAKALGLQSHGLAVGNDADLVLMDTHRISDVILDLPARLMVLKRGRVVATAEQRRSVVF, from the coding sequence ATGGACCTGATCTTCAGAAATGTCCGCATCGATGATGCAAAACCCTTGATGGATGTGGCCGTGCGCAACGGCAAGATCACTGAAATCGCCCAAACGATCACCGCAACGGCAACCCAGGAAATCCAAGGCAACGGCAATGTCCTGATCCCAGGCTTCGTCGAAGGCCACCTGCACCTGGAAAAAGCCAACGTCATGCAGCGCAAGGCCAACCGCTCCGGCACCTTGACGGAAGCGATCGCCGTCACCGCCGAGCTCAAGCCCACGCTCACCCGCGAAGACATCCGCGAGCGCTCGACCCAGGTGTTGCGCGCGCTGGTGCAGGCCGGCACCACCCATGTCCGTGCCCACGCCGAGTTCGACCCCGCCCAGGGTTTCACGGGCCTTGAAGTGGTGCTGGAACTACGGGAAACATTCCGCGATGTCATCGATATCCAGGTGGTCGCCTTTCCCCAGGAAGGCATCCTCAAGTTGCCCGGCATGAAAGCGATGATGGTCGAGGCCATGGAGAGGGGCGCCGATGTGGTCGGCGGCATTCCCTACAACGACGCCTCGCCCCTGGAGCACATCGATTTCGTCTTCGACCTGGCCCAGCGCTATGGCAAGGACATCGACCTGCACCAGGACTTCGCCGACGACGCCGAGCACATGACCATCGAATACGTGGCCCGCCGGACCCTCGCGGCAGGCTACCAAGGGCGCGTCAGCGTCGGCCACCTGACCAGCCTGGCGGCCGTCGAACCAGCGCGCCAGTCGCGTATCATCGCGCTGCTGCGCGAAGCCGACATCAGCGTGATGTGCCTGCCCGCCACCGACCTGCACCTGGGCGCCCGTGGCGACAGCCACAATGTGCGGCGCACCCTGACCCCGGTGCGGGCGTTGCGCGATGGCGGAGTGAACGTGTGCCTGGCCACCAACAACATCCGCAATGCCTTCACTCCCTACGGCACCGGCGACCTGCTGCATATCGCGCAGCTGGCCATCCCCGCCTGTCACCTGGGCGGGGCGGACGACCAGGCCACGGTGCTGCCGATGCTCACCAGCAACCCGGCCAAGGCCCTGGGGTTGCAGAGCCATGGCTTGGCGGTGGGCAACGACGCGGACCTGGTGCTGATGGACACCCACCGTATCAGCGACGTGATCCTCGACCTGCCCGCGCGGCTGATGGTGCTCAAGCGCGGCAGGGTGGTGGCGACAGCGGAGCAGCGGCGCTCGGTGGTGTTCTGA
- a CDS encoding arsenic transporter, producing MPVAESSLIIWSVAAAATALVILRPGRMPEYVWAMGAALGLTACGLIPWRLALAAIAEGGDVYLFLTGMMVLAELARQEGLFDWLARYAVQHARGSGQRLFDLVFLVGTLVTVFLSNDATAVVLTPAVYAACKAAKAEPLPYLFICAFIANAASFVLPISNPANLVVFGSQMPPLLEWLRQFTLPSLGAIAMTYLVLRLTQRERIRQPLAVAIEMRPLSAGARLCALGLMFTGTLLLTVSALDMPLGLPTFCAGMATTGLIHLRQRRNPAPLLRHVAWGVLPLVAGLFVLVEAVAHTGVIDRLAQSLAALAQQSAGTASWTAGVTAAVASNLMNNLPTGLIAGSIGHLVELPRQTTAALLIGVDLGPNLSITGSLATLLWLVAIRREGEHVGALSFLRLGVLVMLPALLAALLLLAV from the coding sequence ATGCCTGTCGCTGAGTCATCCCTGATCATCTGGTCGGTTGCGGCCGCGGCCACCGCCCTGGTCATCCTTCGGCCGGGACGCATGCCTGAATATGTCTGGGCGATGGGCGCCGCCTTAGGACTGACGGCTTGCGGCCTGATCCCATGGCGCCTGGCCTTGGCGGCAATCGCCGAAGGAGGCGATGTCTACCTGTTCCTGACCGGCATGATGGTGCTGGCCGAGCTGGCTCGCCAGGAAGGCTTGTTCGACTGGCTGGCCAGGTACGCGGTGCAGCATGCCAGGGGCTCGGGCCAACGCCTGTTCGACCTGGTATTCCTGGTCGGTACACTGGTCACCGTGTTCCTGTCCAATGACGCCACCGCTGTGGTGCTGACACCGGCCGTGTATGCGGCGTGCAAGGCGGCCAAGGCCGAGCCGCTGCCCTACTTGTTCATCTGCGCCTTCATCGCCAATGCCGCCAGCTTCGTGCTGCCCATCTCCAACCCGGCCAACCTGGTAGTCTTCGGCAGCCAGATGCCGCCGCTGCTGGAATGGCTGCGCCAGTTCACCCTGCCCTCGCTGGGCGCCATCGCCATGACCTACCTGGTGCTGCGCCTGACCCAGCGCGAGCGCATCCGTCAGCCGCTGGCCGTGGCCATCGAGATGCGCCCCTTGTCGGCCGGCGCCCGGCTTTGCGCGCTGGGCCTGATGTTCACCGGCACCCTGCTGTTGACGGTATCGGCACTGGACATGCCGCTAGGGCTGCCGACATTTTGCGCAGGCATGGCCACCACCGGGTTGATCCACCTGCGTCAGCGGCGCAACCCGGCGCCGTTGCTGCGCCACGTGGCCTGGGGGGTCCTGCCCTTGGTCGCAGGACTGTTCGTGCTGGTGGAAGCCGTGGCCCACACCGGCGTGATCGACCGTCTTGCCCAATCGTTGGCCGCCCTGGCGCAACAGTCGGCAGGCACGGCAAGCTGGACGGCGGGGGTGACTGCGGCCGTGGCCAGCAACCTGATGAACAATCTGCCCACCGGCCTGATCGCCGGTTCCATCGGCCACCTCGTCGAACTGCCCCGGCAGACCACCGCCGCCTTGCTTATCGGCGTCGACCTGGGACCGAACCTGTCGATCACCGGCTCCCTGGCCACGCTGCTGTGGCTGGTGGCGATCCGCCGCGAGGGCGAGCATGTCGGCGCATTGAGTTTCTTGCGTCTGGGCGTGCTGGTAATGCTCCCGGCACTGCTGGCGGCACTGTTGCTGCTGGCCGTCTGA
- a CDS encoding MFS transporter → MASPAHERSLDGLNFFLADVRDGLGPYLAIYLLAVHHWEPGSIGLVMTLASVTALLTQTPAGALIDRTTAKRAVMAIAALLVTGSCLVLPWVTSVALVTLTQAISALAGSVFAPAIAAISLGLTGPRAFTRRMGRNETFNHAGNACSAVLAGGLAYLFGPVAVFYLMAAMTVASLIAISRVPATAIDHDLARGLDPRPPGQHAHPAGLAVLLHNRPLLLFAVCCALFHLANAAMLPLVGQKLAQANLQLATPLTSACIVAAQLVMVPMALLAGARADRWGRKPLLLAGFLILPLRGVLYVMSDDPFWLVAVQLLDGIGAGLFGALFPVVVKDLTQGSGRFNVSLGALSTAFGLGAALSPGVAGLVVQSAGYDAAFLTLAGIATAALLLLWLAMPETRRPASDANAEQAPPLHSPSGN, encoded by the coding sequence TTGGCCTCGCCTGCTCATGAACGTTCGCTCGATGGGTTGAATTTTTTCCTGGCCGATGTCCGTGATGGGCTTGGGCCCTACCTGGCGATCTACCTGCTGGCGGTGCACCATTGGGAGCCCGGCAGTATCGGCCTGGTCATGACCTTGGCCAGCGTCACGGCATTGCTGACCCAGACGCCAGCTGGCGCGCTGATCGACAGGACCACGGCCAAGCGCGCCGTGATGGCCATCGCCGCGCTGCTGGTGACCGGCAGTTGCCTGGTGCTGCCGTGGGTCACCAGCGTCGCGCTGGTGACGTTGACCCAAGCCATCAGCGCGCTCGCCGGTTCCGTGTTCGCGCCGGCCATCGCTGCCATTTCACTGGGCCTGACCGGGCCGCGGGCATTCACCCGGCGCATGGGCCGCAACGAAACCTTCAACCATGCCGGCAATGCCTGCTCGGCGGTGCTCGCCGGCGGGCTGGCCTACCTGTTCGGACCGGTGGCGGTGTTCTACCTGATGGCGGCGATGACTGTGGCCAGCCTGATCGCCATCAGCCGAGTGCCGGCGACAGCCATCGACCATGACCTCGCGCGCGGCCTTGACCCGCGGCCGCCGGGCCAGCACGCCCACCCCGCCGGCCTTGCCGTACTGTTGCACAATCGCCCCTTGCTGCTGTTCGCCGTGTGCTGCGCGTTGTTCCATCTGGCCAACGCGGCAATGCTTCCGCTGGTGGGCCAGAAACTGGCTCAGGCCAACCTGCAGTTGGCCACGCCGCTGACCTCGGCGTGCATCGTCGCGGCGCAGCTGGTGATGGTGCCCATGGCGCTGCTGGCCGGCGCCAGGGCCGACCGCTGGGGACGCAAGCCGCTGTTGCTCGCCGGCTTTCTGATCCTGCCGCTGCGTGGCGTGCTGTACGTGATGTCGGACGATCCGTTCTGGCTGGTGGCCGTGCAATTGCTCGATGGCATAGGCGCCGGACTGTTCGGCGCATTGTTCCCGGTAGTGGTCAAGGACCTCACCCAAGGCAGCGGGCGCTTCAATGTCAGCCTTGGCGCATTGTCCACGGCCTTCGGCCTGGGCGCGGCGCTAAGTCCCGGTGTCGCGGGGCTGGTGGTACAGTCCGCAGGCTACGACGCGGCATTCCTGACATTGGCGGGCATCGCGACTGCAGCGTTGCTTCTGCTTTGGCTGGCCATGCCGGAGACCCGCCGACCGGCCAGCGATGCCAACGCCGAGCAAGCCCCTCCCCTTCACTCCCCTTCCGGAAACTGA
- a CDS encoding LysR family transcriptional regulator — protein MEYELQDIRSFVKIAELGSFHEAAEALHLSQPALSRRIKKLEEGLGTSLLERTTRRVSLTSVGRDFLPKARRLLDDFEDSILSIRELAERQTGQVTLACIPTAAFYFLPSVIRDYNAQYPKIRIRLLDLSANDGLEAVLRAEADFGINMMSGQHPDIEFVSLVQEHFVLACRRDHPLAKRESVTWAELADYRLIGVGRLSGNRMLLDHALAGLNLRPQWFYEVQHLSTSLGMVEAGLGVSAMPSLAMPSADHPTLVSVPLGEPQVSRTLGLVFRRGASLSPAAEKFVSILLQQWPNR, from the coding sequence ATGGAATATGAACTGCAAGATATAAGATCTTTCGTGAAAATCGCCGAACTTGGCAGCTTTCACGAAGCTGCAGAAGCGCTGCACTTGTCCCAACCCGCCCTGAGCCGACGAATCAAGAAGCTCGAGGAAGGGCTCGGTACTTCGTTACTCGAACGCACTACGCGCCGGGTCAGCCTGACGAGCGTGGGTCGGGATTTCCTGCCCAAAGCCAGGCGCCTGCTGGATGATTTCGAGGATTCGATCCTGAGCATCCGTGAACTGGCCGAGCGCCAGACGGGGCAGGTCACCCTCGCTTGCATTCCCACGGCAGCGTTCTACTTTCTGCCCTCGGTGATCCGCGACTACAACGCGCAGTACCCGAAGATCCGCATCCGCCTGCTGGACCTCAGTGCCAACGATGGGCTGGAAGCCGTACTGCGCGCAGAGGCCGATTTTGGCATCAACATGATGAGTGGCCAGCATCCGGACATCGAGTTCGTCTCGCTGGTACAGGAGCATTTTGTGCTCGCTTGCCGCCGGGACCACCCGTTGGCCAAGCGCGAGTCGGTGACCTGGGCCGAACTGGCCGACTACCGCTTGATCGGAGTCGGTCGCCTGAGCGGCAACCGCATGTTGCTCGATCATGCGCTGGCCGGTCTGAACCTTCGTCCTCAATGGTTCTACGAGGTCCAGCACCTGTCGACCTCGCTGGGCATGGTCGAGGCCGGGCTGGGGGTCTCGGCCATGCCTAGCCTGGCCATGCCCAGCGCCGACCATCCGACGTTGGTCAGCGTGCCGCTGGGCGAGCCGCAGGTCAGCCGCACGCTGGGCTTGGTGTTTCGTCGCGGTGCGTCGCTGTCGCCGGCGGCCGAAAAGTTCGTATCGATCCTGTTGCAGCAATGGCCCAATCGCTGA
- a CDS encoding 4-oxalomesaconate tautomerase yields the protein MQRIPCVLMRGGTSKGPFFHAWDLPANVVERDELLINLMGSGHELEIDGIGGGSPQTSKVAIISPSLHADADVDYLFVQVMVAQRRVDTAPNCGNMLCAVGPFAIEQGLVKANDGKTLVRIRNLNTGTFVDSLVQTPGGIVRYEGRTAIDGVPGTAAPVHLTFLDAVGSKTGKLFPTGKPQDVIDGVPVTCIDMAMPMMIVDARQLGVTGSETPAELDADNALLQRLEALRLKAGKAMGLGDVSGMVIPKPVLVAPPRHDGTVQVRYFMPHNCHRALAITGAVGLATACVSAGTVVGDLLGEGAQHLEQVRIEHPSGGIDVALSRSGVDGKTLQASVVRTARRLFSGFVYAPSSRRLAG from the coding sequence ATGCAACGAATTCCTTGCGTACTCATGCGCGGCGGTACCTCCAAAGGGCCGTTCTTCCACGCCTGGGACCTGCCTGCAAACGTGGTCGAGCGCGACGAGTTGCTGATCAACCTGATGGGCTCCGGACACGAGCTGGAAATCGACGGCATCGGTGGCGGCAGCCCGCAGACCAGCAAAGTGGCGATCATCAGCCCGTCGTTGCACGCCGATGCCGATGTCGACTACCTGTTCGTCCAGGTGATGGTCGCCCAGCGGCGCGTCGACACCGCGCCCAACTGCGGCAACATGCTGTGCGCCGTGGGGCCGTTCGCCATCGAGCAAGGGCTGGTCAAGGCCAACGACGGCAAGACCCTGGTACGCATCCGCAACCTCAATACCGGAACCTTCGTCGATTCACTGGTGCAAACGCCTGGCGGCATCGTGCGCTACGAAGGGCGCACGGCGATCGACGGCGTCCCTGGCACGGCGGCCCCGGTGCACCTGACGTTCCTCGATGCAGTGGGCAGCAAGACCGGCAAGCTGTTCCCTACGGGCAAACCTCAGGATGTGATCGACGGCGTGCCGGTCACCTGCATCGACATGGCGATGCCCATGATGATCGTCGACGCCCGGCAACTGGGCGTGACCGGCTCGGAGACCCCGGCCGAGCTGGATGCCGACAATGCCTTGCTGCAGCGCCTGGAAGCCTTGCGCCTGAAGGCTGGCAAGGCCATGGGCCTGGGTGATGTCAGCGGCATGGTGATCCCCAAGCCGGTGCTGGTCGCGCCACCTCGGCATGACGGTACGGTGCAGGTGCGCTATTTCATGCCGCACAATTGCCACCGGGCCCTGGCGATCACCGGCGCCGTCGGATTGGCCACGGCTTGCGTCAGCGCCGGTACGGTGGTCGGCGACCTGCTCGGCGAGGGGGCACAACACTTGGAGCAGGTGCGCATCGAACATCCCAGTGGTGGCATCGACGTGGCGCTGTCGCGTAGCGGCGTCGATGGCAAGACCCTGCAGGCATCGGTGGTGCGTACCGCCCGTCGGCTCTTCTCAGGGTTCGTTTATGCCCCGTCCTCGCGCAGGCTGGCGGGATAG